One part of the Eriocheir sinensis breed Jianghai 21 chromosome 6, ASM2467909v1, whole genome shotgun sequence genome encodes these proteins:
- the LOC126987797 gene encoding uncharacterized protein LOC126987797 isoform X37, with the protein MDRTYRHIVTILAINPSAAIGTDLAFTGSLVTYTPRSFSASVVDSGVFPMWYWCAGYPFTGSLVTYTPRSFSASVVDSGVFPMWHWCAGYPFTGSLVTYTPRSFSASVVDSGVFPMWYWCAGYPFTGSLVTYTPRSFSASVVDSGVFPMWYWCAGYPFTGSLVTYTPRSFSASVVDSGVFPMWYWCAGYPFTGSLVTYTPRSFSASVVDSGVFPMWYWYAGYPLPRCMTLHFSSLNCRGFVVQWLAHSTHNQVSPGSIPGRSGKIWATFPIPYTPVHPAVNGYQVLIGGCVPSPGVCSLLL; encoded by the exons ATGGACAGAACTTACAGGCACATTGTTACCATATTGGctattaacccatccgctgcgattggcacggatttggccttcactggcagcctggtaacatatactcccaggtctttctctgcctctgtggtggatagtggagtgtttcccatgtggtattggtgtgctggatatcccttcactggtagcctggtaacatacactcccag gtctttctctgcctctgtggtggatagtggagtgtttcccatgtggcattggtgtgctggatatcccttcactggtagcctggtaacatacactcccaggtctttctctgcctctgtggtggatagtggagtgtttcccatgtggtattggtgtgctggatatcccttcactggtagcctggtaacatacactcccaggtctttctctgcctctgtggtggatagtggagtgtttcccatgtggtattggtgtgctggatatcccttcactggtagcctggtaacatacactcccaggtctttctctgcctctgtggtggatagtggagtgtttcccatgtggtattggtgtgctggatatcccttcactggtagcctggtaacatacactcccaggtctttctctgcctctgtggtggatagtggagtgtttcccatgtggtattggtatgctggatatcctctcccaaggtgcatgactttacatttttcttcattgaattgtaggggcttcgtggtgcagtggttagcacactcgactcacaaccaagtgagcccgggttcgattcccgggcggagtggaaaaatttgggcgacttttccgataccctacactcctgtccacccagcagtgaatgggtaccaggtattaatcgggggttgtgtcccgtctcctggggtctgttcccttctcctatag
- the LOC126987797 gene encoding uncharacterized protein LOC126987797 isoform X3, producing the protein MDRTYRHIVTILAINPSAAIGTDLAFTGSLVTYTPRSFSASVVDSGVFPMWYWCAGYPFTGSLVTYTPRSFSASVVDSGVFPMWYWCAGYPFTGSLVTYTPRSFSASVVDSGVFPMWYWCAGYPFTGSLVTYTPRSFSASVVDSGVFPMWYWCAGYPFTGSLVTYTPRSFSASVVDSGVFPMWYWCAGYPFTGSLVTYTPRSFSASVVDSGVFPMWHWCAGYPFTGSLVTYTPRSFSASVVDSGVFPMWHWCAGYPFTGSLVTYTPRSFSASVVDSGVFPMWYWCAGYPFTGSLVTYTPRSFSASVVDSGVFPMWYWCAGYPFTGSLVTYTPRSFSASVVDSGVFPMWYWCAGYPFTGSLVTYTPRSFSASVVDSGVFPMWYWYAGYPLPRCMTLHFSSLNCRGFVVQWLAHSTHNQVSPGSIPGRSGKIWATFPIPYTPVHPAVNGYQVLIGGCVPSPGVCSLLL; encoded by the exons ATGGACAGAACTTACAGGCACATTGTTACCATATTGGctattaacccatccgctgcgattggcacggatttggccttcactggcagcctggtaacatatactcccaggtctttctctgcctctgtggtggatagtggagtgtttcccatgtggtattggtgtgctggatatcccttcactggtagcctggtaacatacactcccaggtctttctctgcctctgtggtggatagtggagtgtttcccatgtggtattggtgtgctggatatcccttcactggtagtctggtaacatacactcccag gtctttctctgcctctgtggtggatagtggagtgtttcccatgtggtattggtgtgctggatatcccttcactggtagcctggtaacatacactcccaggtctttctctgcctctgtggtggatagtggagtgtttcccatgtggtattggtgtgctggatatcccttcactggtagtctggtaacatatactcccaggtctttctctgcctctgtggtggatagtggagtgtttcccatgtggtattggtgtgctggatatcccttcactggtagcctggtaacatacactcccaggtctttctctgcctctgtggtggatagtggagtgtttcccatgtggcattggtgtgctggatatcccttcactggtagcctagtaacatacactcccag gtctttctctgcctctgtggtggatagtggagtgtttcccatgtggcattggtgtgctggatatcccttcactggtagcctggtaacatacactcccaggtctttctctgcctctgtggtggatagtggagtgtttcccatgtggtattggtgtgctggatatcccttcactggtagcctggtaacatacactcccaggtctttctctgcctctgtggtggatagtggagtgtttcccatgtggtattggtgtgctggatatcccttcactggtagcctggtaacatacactcccaggtctttctctgcctctgtggtggatagtggagtgtttcccatgtggtattggtgtgctggatatcccttcactggtagcctggtaacatacactcccaggtctttctctgcctctgtggtggatagtggagtgtttcccatgtggtattggtatgctggatatcctctcccaaggtgcatgactttacatttttcttcattgaattgtaggggcttcgtggtgcagtggttagcacactcgactcacaaccaagtgagcccgggttcgattcccgggcggagtggaaaaatttgggcgacttttccgataccctacactcctgtccacccagcagtgaatgggtaccaggtattaatcgggggttgtgtcccgtctcctggggtctgttcccttctcctatag
- the LOC126987797 gene encoding uncharacterized protein LOC126987797 isoform X17, with translation MDRTYRHIVTILAINPSAAIGTDLAFTGSLVTYTPRSFSASVVDSGVFPMWYWCAGYPFTGSLVTYTPRSFSASVVDSGVFPMWYWCAGYPFTGSLVTYTPRSFSASVVDSGVFPMWYWCAGYPFTGSLVTYTPRSFSASVVDSGVFPMWYWCAGYPFTGSLVTYTPRSFSASVVDSGVFPMWHWCAGYPFTGSLVTYTPRSFSASVVDSGVFPMWYWCAGYPFTGSLVTYTPRSFSASVVDSGVFPMWYWCAGYPFTGSLVTYTPRSFSASVVDSGVFPMWYWCAGYPFTGSLVTYTPRSFSASVVDSGVFPMWYWYAGYPLPRCMTLHFSSLNCRGFVVQWLAHSTHNQVSPGSIPGRSGKIWATFPIPYTPVHPAVNGYQVLIGGCVPSPGVCSLLL, from the exons ATGGACAGAACTTACAGGCACATTGTTACCATATTGGctattaacccatccgctgcgattggcacggatttggccttcactggcagcctggtaacatatactcccaggtctttctctgcctctgtggtggatagtggagtgtttcccatgtggtattggtgtgctggatatcccttcactggtagcctggtaacatacactcccaggtctttctctgcctctgtggtggatagtggagtgtttcccatgtggtattggtgtgctggatatcccttcactggtagtctggtaacatacactcccag gtctttctctgcctctgtggtggatagtggagtgtttcccatgtggtattggtgtgctggatatcccttcactggtagcctggtaacatatactcccaggtctttctctgcctctgtggtggatagtggagtgtttcccatgtggtattggtgtgctggatatcccttcactggcagcctggtaacatacactcccaggtctttctctgcctctgtggtggatagtggagtgtttcccatgtggcattggtgtgctggatatcccttcactggtagcctggtaacatacactcccaggtctttctctgcctctgtggtggatagtggagtgtttcccatgtggtattggtgtgctggatatcccttcactggtagcctggtaacatacactcccaggtctttctctgcctctgtggtggatagtggagtgtttcccatgtggtattggtgtgctggatatcccttcactggtagcctggtaacatacactcccaggtctttctctgcctctgtggtggatagtggagtgtttcccatgtggtattggtgtgctggatatcccttcactggtagcctggtaacatacactcccaggtctttctctgcctctgtggtggatagtggagtgtttcccatgtggtattggtatgctggatatcctctcccaaggtgcatgactttacatttttcttcattgaattgtaggggcttcgtggtgcagtggttagcacactcgactcacaaccaagtgagcccgggttcgattcccgggcggagtggaaaaatttgggcgacttttccgataccctacactcctgtccacccagcagtgaatgggtaccaggtattaatcgggggttgtgtcccgtctcctggggtctgttcccttctcctatag
- the LOC126987797 gene encoding uncharacterized protein LOC126987797 isoform X34: MDRTYRHIVTILAINPSAAIGTDLAFTGSLVTYTPRSFSASVVDSGVFPMWYWCAGYPFTGSLVTYTPRSFSASVVDSGVFPMWYWCAGYPFTGSLVTYTPRSFSASVVDSGVFPMWHWCAGYPFTGSLVTYTPRSFSASVVDSGVFPMWYWCAGYPFTGSLVTYTPRSFSASVVDSGVFPMWYWCAGYPFTGSLVTYTPRSFSASVVDSGVFPMWYWCAGYPFTGSLVTYTPRSFSASVVDSGVFPMWYWYAGYPLPRCMTLHFSSLNCRGFVVQWLAHSTHNQVSPGSIPGRSGKIWATFPIPYTPVHPAVNGYQVLIGGCVPSPGVCSLLL, translated from the exons ATGGACAGAACTTACAGGCACATTGTTACCATATTGGctattaacccatccgctgcgattggcacggatttggccttcactggcagcctggtaacatatactcccaggtctttctctgcctctgtggtggatagtggagtgtttcccatgtggtattggtgtgctggatatcccttcactggtagcctggtaacatacactcccag gtctttctctgcctctgtggtggatagtggagtgtttcccatgtggtattggtgtgctggatatcccttcactggtagcctggtaacatacactcccag gtctttctctgcctctgtggtggatagtggagtgtttcccatgtggcattggtgtgctggatatcccttcactggtagcctggtaacatacactcccaggtctttctctgcctctgtggtggatagtggagtgtttcccatgtggtattggtgtgctggatatcccttcactggtagcctggtaacatacactcccaggtctttctctgcctctgtggtggatagtggagtgtttcccatgtggtattggtgtgctggatatcccttcactggtagcctggtaacatacactcccaggtctttctctgcctctgtggtggatagtggagtgtttcccatgtggtattggtgtgctggatatcccttcactggtagcctggtaacatacactcccaggtctttctctgcctctgtggtggatagtggagtgtttcccatgtggtattggtatgctggatatcctctcccaaggtgcatgactttacatttttcttcattgaattgtaggggcttcgtggtgcagtggttagcacactcgactcacaaccaagtgagcccgggttcgattcccgggcggagtggaaaaatttgggcgacttttccgataccctacactcctgtccacccagcagtgaatgggtaccaggtattaatcgggggttgtgtcccgtctcctggggtctgttcccttctcctatag
- the LOC126987797 gene encoding uncharacterized protein LOC126987797 isoform X18, protein MDRTYRHIVTILAINPSAAIGTDLAFTGSLVTYTPRSFSASVVDSGVFPMWYWCAGYPFTGSLVTYTPRSFSASVVDSGVFPMWYWCAGYPFTGSLVTYTPRSFSASVVDSGVFPMWYWCAGYPFTGSLVTYTPRSFSASVVDSGVFPMWHWCAGYPFTGSLVTYTPRSFSASVVDSGVFPMWHWCAGYPFTGSLVTYTPRSFSASVVDSGVFPMWYWCAGYPFTGSLVTYTPRSFSASVVDSGVFPMWYWCAGYPFTGSLVTYTPRSFSASVVDSGVFPMWYWCAGYPFTGSLVTYTPRSFSASVVDSGVFPMWYWYAGYPLPRCMTLHFSSLNCRGFVVQWLAHSTHNQVSPGSIPGRSGKIWATFPIPYTPVHPAVNGYQVLIGGCVPSPGVCSLLL, encoded by the exons ATGGACAGAACTTACAGGCACATTGTTACCATATTGGctattaacccatccgctgcgattggcacggatttggccttcactggcagcctggtaacatatactcccaggtctttctctgcctctgtggtggatagtggagtgtttcccatgtggtattggtgtgctggatatcccttcactggtagcctggtaacatacactcccaggtctttctctgcctctgtggtggatagtggagtgtttcccatgtggtattggtgtgctggatatcccttcactggtagtctggtaacatacactcccag gtctttctctgcctctgtggtggatagtggagtgtttcccatgtggtattggtgtgctggatatcccttcactggtagcctggtaacatacactcccaggtctttctctgcctctgtggtggatagtggagtgtttcccatgtggcattggtgtgctggatatcccttcactggtagcctagtaacatacactcccag gtctttctctgcctctgtggtggatagtggagtgtttcccatgtggcattggtgtgctggatatcccttcactggtagcctggtaacatacactcccaggtctttctctgcctctgtggtggatagtggagtgtttcccatgtggtattggtgtgctggatatcccttcactggtagcctggtaacatacactcccaggtctttctctgcctctgtggtggatagtggagtgtttcccatgtggtattggtgtgctggatatcccttcactggtagcctggtaacatacactcccaggtctttctctgcctctgtggtggatagtggagtgtttcccatgtggtattggtgtgctggatatcccttcactggtagcctggtaacatacactcccaggtctttctctgcctctgtggtggatagtggagtgtttcccatgtggtattggtatgctggatatcctctcccaaggtgcatgactttacatttttcttcattgaattgtaggggcttcgtggtgcagtggttagcacactcgactcacaaccaagtgagcccgggttcgattcccgggcggagtggaaaaatttgggcgacttttccgataccctacactcctgtccacccagcagtgaatgggtaccaggtattaatcgggggttgtgtcccgtctcctggggtctgttcccttctcctatag
- the LOC126987797 gene encoding uncharacterized protein LOC126987797 isoform X29 has protein sequence MDRTYRHIVTILAINPSAAIGTDLAFTGSLVTYTPRSFSASVVDSGVFPMWYWCAGYPFTGSLVTYTPRSFSASVVDSGVFPMWYWCAGYPFTGSLVTYTPRSFSASVVDSGVFPMWHWCAGYPFTGSLVTYTPRSFSASVVDSGVFPMWHWCAGYPFTGSLVTYTPRSFSASVVDSGVFPMWYWCAGYPFTGSLVTYTPRSFSASVVDSGVFPMWYWCAGYPFTGSLVTYTPRSFSASVVDSGVFPMWYWCAGYPFTGSLVTYTPRSFSASVVDSGVFPMWYWYAGYPLPRCMTLHFSSLNCRGFVVQWLAHSTHNQVSPGSIPGRSGKIWATFPIPYTPVHPAVNGYQVLIGGCVPSPGVCSLLL, from the exons ATGGACAGAACTTACAGGCACATTGTTACCATATTGGctattaacccatccgctgcgattggcacggatttggccttcactggcagcctggtaacatatactcccaggtctttctctgcctctgtggtggatagtggagtgtttcccatgtggtattggtgtgctggatatcccttcactggtagcctggtaacatacactcccag gtctttctctgcctctgtggtggatagtggagtgtttcccatgtggtattggtgtgctggatatcccttcactggtagcctggtaacatacactcccaggtctttctctgcctctgtggtggatagtggagtgtttcccatgtggcattggtgtgctggatatcccttcactggtagcctagtaacatacactcccag gtctttctctgcctctgtggtggatagtggagtgtttcccatgtggcattggtgtgctggatatcccttcactggtagcctggtaacatacactcccaggtctttctctgcctctgtggtggatagtggagtgtttcccatgtggtattggtgtgctggatatcccttcactggtagcctggtaacatacactcccaggtctttctctgcctctgtggtggatagtggagtgtttcccatgtggtattggtgtgctggatatcccttcactggtagcctggtaacatacactcccaggtctttctctgcctctgtggtggatagtggagtgtttcccatgtggtattggtgtgctggatatcccttcactggtagcctggtaacatacactcccaggtctttctctgcctctgtggtggatagtggagtgtttcccatgtggtattggtatgctggatatcctctcccaaggtgcatgactttacatttttcttcattgaattgtaggggcttcgtggtgcagtggttagcacactcgactcacaaccaagtgagcccgggttcgattcccgggcggagtggaaaaatttgggcgacttttccgataccctacactcctgtccacccagcagtgaatgggtaccaggtattaatcgggggttgtgtcccgtctcctggggtctgttcccttctcctatag
- the LOC126987797 gene encoding uncharacterized protein LOC126987797 isoform X32, translating to MDRTYRHIVTILAINPSAAIGTDLAFTGSLVTYTPRSFSASVVDSGVFPMWYWCAGYPFTGSLVTYTPRSFSASVVDSGVFPMWYWCAGYPFTGSLVTYTPRSFSASVVDSGVFPMWYWCAGYPFTGSLVTYTPRSFSASVVDSGVFPMWYWCAGYPFTGSLVTYTPRSFSASVVDSGVFPMWYWCAGYPFTGSLVTYTPRSFSASVVDSGVFPMWYWCAGYPFTGSLVTYTPRSFSASVVDSGVFPMWYWCAGYPFTGSLVTYTPRSFSASVVDSGVFPMWYWYAGYPLPRCMTLHFSSLNCRGFVVQWLAHSTHNQVSPGSIPGRSGKIWATFPIPYTPVHPAVNGYQVLIGGCVPSPGVCSLLL from the exons ATGGACAGAACTTACAGGCACATTGTTACCATATTGGctattaacccatccgctgcgattggcacggatttggccttcactggcagcctggtaacatatactcccaggtctttctctgcctctgtggtggatagtggagtgtttcccatgtggtattggtgtgctggatatcccttcactggtagcctggtaacatacactcccaggtctttctctgcctctgtggtggatagtggagtgtttcccatgtggtattggtgtgctggatatcccttcactggtagtctggtaacatacactcccag gtctttctctgcctctgtggtggatagtggagtgtttcccatgtggtattggtgtgctggatatcccttcactggtagcctggtaacatacactcccaggtctttctctgcctctgtggtggatagtggagtgtttcccatgtggtattggtgtgctggatatcccttcactggtagtctggtaacatatactcccaggtctttctctgcctctgtggtggatagtggagtgtttcccatgtggtattggtgtgctggatatcccttcactggtagcctggtaacatacactcccag gtctttctctgcctctgtggtggatagtggagtgtttcccatgtggtattggtgtgctggatatcccttcactggtagcctggtaacatatactcccag gtctttctctgcctctgtggtggatagtggagtgtttcccatgtggtattggtgtgctggatatcccttcactggtagcctggtaacatacactcccaggtctttctctgcctctgtggtggatagtggagtgtttcccatgtggtattggtatgctggatatcctctcccaaggtgcatgactttacatttttcttcattgaattgtaggggcttcgtggtgcagtggttagcacactcgactcacaaccaagtgagcccgggttcgattcccgggcggagtggaaaaatttgggcgacttttccgataccctacactcctgtccacccagcagtgaatgggtaccaggtattaatcgggggttgtgtcccgtctcctggggtctgttcccttctcctatag
- the LOC126987797 gene encoding uncharacterized protein LOC126987797 isoform X27, translating into MDRTYRHIVTILAINPSAAIGTDLAFTGSLVTYTPRSFSASVVDSGVFPMWYWCAGYPFTGSLVTYTPRSFSASVVDSGVFPMWYWCAGYPFTGSLVTYTPRSFSASVVDSGVFPMWYWCAGYPFTGSLVTYTPRSFSASVVDSGVFPMWHWCAGYPFTGSLVTYTPRSFSASVVDSGVFPMWYWCAGYPFTGSLVTYTPRSFSASVVDSGVFPMWYWCAGYPFTGSLVTYTPRSFSASVVDSGVFPMWYWCAGYPFTGSLVTYTPRSFSASVVDSGVFPMWYWYAGYPLPRCMTLHFSSLNCRGFVVQWLAHSTHNQVSPGSIPGRSGKIWATFPIPYTPVHPAVNGYQVLIGGCVPSPGVCSLLL; encoded by the exons ATGGACAGAACTTACAGGCACATTGTTACCATATTGGctattaacccatccgctgcgattggcacggatttggccttcactggcagcctggtaacatatactcccaggtctttctctgcctctgtggtggatagtggagtgtttcccatgtggtattggtgtgctggatatcccttcactggtagcctggtaacatacactcccaggtctttctctgcctctgtggtggatagtggagtgtttcccatgtggtattggtgtgctggatatcccttcactggtagtctggtaacatacactcccag gtctttctctgcctctgtggtggatagtggagtgtttcccatgtggtattggtgtgctggatatcccttcactggcagcctggtaacatacactcccaggtctttctctgcctctgtggtggatagtggagtgtttcccatgtggcattggtgtgctggatatcccttcactggtagcctggtaacatacactcccaggtctttctctgcctctgtggtggatagtggagtgtttcccatgtggtattggtgtgctggatatcccttcactggtagcctggtaacatacactcccaggtctttctctgcctctgtggtggatagtggagtgtttcccatgtggtattggtgtgctggatatcccttcactggtagcctggtaacatacactcccaggtctttctctgcctctgtggtggatagtggagtgtttcccatgtggtattggtgtgctggatatcccttcactggtagcctggtaacatacactcccaggtctttctctgcctctgtggtggatagtggagtgtttcccatgtggtattggtatgctggatatcctctcccaaggtgcatgactttacatttttcttcattgaattgtaggggcttcgtggtgcagtggttagcacactcgactcacaaccaagtgagcccgggttcgattcccgggcggagtggaaaaatttgggcgacttttccgataccctacactcctgtccacccagcagtgaatgggtaccaggtattaatcgggggttgtgtcccgtctcctggggtctgttcccttctcctatag
- the LOC126987797 gene encoding uncharacterized protein LOC126987797 isoform X4 encodes MDRTYRHIVTILAINPSAAIGTDLAFTGSLVTYTPRSFSASVVDSGVFPMWYWCAGYPFTGSLVTYTPRSFSASVVDSGVFPMWYWCAGYPFTGSLVTYTPRSFSASVVDSGVFPMWYWCAGYPFTGSLVTYTPRSFSASVVDSGVFPMWYWCAGYPFTGSLVTYTPRSFSASVVDSGVFPMWYWCAGYPFTGSLVTYTPRSFSASVVDSGVFPMWYWCAGYPFTGSLVTYTPRSFSASVVDSGVFPMWHWCAGYPFTGSLVTYTPRSFSASVVDSGVFPMWYWCAGYPFTGSLVTYTPRSFSASVVDSGVFPMWYWCAGYPFTGSLVTYTPRSFSASVVDSGVFPMWYWCAGYPFTGSLVTYTPRSFSASVVDSGVFPMWYWYAGYPLPRCMTLHFSSLNCRGFVVQWLAHSTHNQVSPGSIPGRSGKIWATFPIPYTPVHPAVNGYQVLIGGCVPSPGVCSLLL; translated from the exons ATGGACAGAACTTACAGGCACATTGTTACCATATTGGctattaacccatccgctgcgattggcacggatttggccttcactggcagcctggtaacatatactcccaggtctttctctgcctctgtggtggatagtggagtgtttcccatgtggtattggtgtgctggatatcccttcactggtagcctggtaacatacactcccaggtctttctctgcctctgtggtggatagtggagtgtttcccatgtggtattggtgtgctggatatcccttcactggtagtctggtaacatacactcccag gtctttctctgcctctgtggtggatagtggagtgtttcccatgtggtattggtgtgctggatatcccttcactggtagcctggtaacatacactcccaggtctttctctgcctctgtggtggatagtggagtgtttcccatgtggtattggtgtgctggatatcccttcactggtagtctggtaacatatactcccag gtctttctctgcctctgtggtggatagtggagtgtttcccatgtggtattggtgtgctggatatcccttcactggtagcctggtaacatatactcccaggtctttctctgcctctgtggtggatagtggagtgtttcccatgtggtattggtgtgctggatatcccttcactggcagcctggtaacatacactcccaggtctttctctgcctctgtggtggatagtggagtgtttcccatgtggcattggtgtgctggatatcccttcactggtagcctggtaacatacactcccaggtctttctctgcctctgtggtggatagtggagtgtttcccatgtggtattggtgtgctggatatcccttcactggtagcctggtaacatacactcccaggtctttctctgcctctgtggtggatagtggagtgtttcccatgtggtattggtgtgctggatatcccttcactggtagcctggtaacatacactcccaggtctttctctgcctctgtggtggatagtggagtgtttcccatgtggtattggtgtgctggatatcccttcactggtagcctggtaacatacactcccaggtctttctctgcctctgtggtggatagtggagtgtttcccatgtggtattggtatgctggatatcctctcccaaggtgcatgactttacatttttcttcattgaattgtaggggcttcgtggtgcagtggttagcacactcgactcacaaccaagtgagcccgggttcgattcccgggcggagtggaaaaatttgggcgacttttccgataccctacactcctgtccacccagcagtgaatgggtaccaggtattaatcgggggttgtgtcccgtctcctggggtctgttcccttctcctatag